A stretch of Cyanobacteria bacterium FACHB-DQ100 DNA encodes these proteins:
- a CDS encoding tetratricopeptide repeat protein, with product MLNLNLVCSLALNLLISGAFIAPSFASDLTRQLNPAFGTQGTVRQTADRLVQSGIQAQQAGTLEQAISNWRQAIELYHQAGEVPSQGRVYDLLGMTYISLGRLDEAENAFRRSLATARDEGNTIRQIHGYNNVGQVILRRGQTREAARSFAEGLRLAQTIKHRPGQGLSLSNLGLATYAQGNYRGAIALLEQARGFRDQAKDPIGAANTLNHLGEAYLAIGDARSAFSAHDRAMTLARETGDLPSQFRAFDGLMLAYRGMGQETRFVEMLNQRLAMASERNDTWQMLASLKMMAQHQRQTGKLSTAETYYQQAFSIAQRLNAAEEQKELGEQLRQLRSRKFKW from the coding sequence ATGTTGAATCTCAACCTCGTTTGCTCACTTGCGCTCAATTTGCTGATTAGCGGAGCGTTCATCGCGCCCAGTTTTGCCTCAGATTTGACTCGCCAACTGAATCCTGCGTTTGGCACTCAAGGCACAGTCCGGCAAACCGCCGATCGCTTGGTTCAGTCCGGTATTCAGGCGCAGCAAGCCGGAACACTAGAGCAGGCGATCTCCAACTGGCGGCAAGCGATCGAGCTTTATCACCAAGCGGGTGAAGTGCCGTCGCAGGGGCGCGTTTACGATCTGCTAGGCATGACCTACATCAGTTTAGGACGGCTGGATGAAGCGGAGAATGCGTTTCGGCGCAGCTTAGCAACGGCACGAGACGAGGGCAACACCATTCGTCAGATTCACGGCTATAACAACGTGGGGCAAGTGATTCTGCGGCGCGGACAAACCCGCGAGGCGGCACGATCGTTTGCAGAAGGGTTGAGACTGGCGCAGACCATTAAGCATCGACCCGGACAAGGCTTATCGCTGAGCAATCTGGGATTAGCAACTTACGCTCAAGGAAATTATCGCGGCGCGATCGCCTTGCTTGAGCAAGCACGAGGATTCCGCGATCAGGCGAAAGATCCGATCGGAGCCGCGAACACGCTGAATCATTTAGGTGAAGCTTATTTGGCGATCGGCGATGCGCGATCGGCATTCAGCGCTCACGATCGAGCCATGACCCTAGCGCGAGAAACCGGCGATTTACCGTCTCAATTTCGAGCCTTCGACGGACTGATGCTGGCGTACCGCGGCATGGGACAAGAAACTCGCTTCGTCGAAATGCTCAATCAACGTTTAGCAATGGCATCCGAGCGCAACGACACTTGGCAAATGCTTGCTTCCCTGAAAATGATGGCGCAGCATCAGCGGCAAACAGGCAAATTATCAACAGCAGAAACCTATTATCAACAGGCATTTTCGATCGCGCAACGACTCAATGCTGCTGAAGAGCAAAAAGAATTAGGAGAGCAACTGAGACAACTGCGATCGCGCAAATTCAAATGGTAA
- a CDS encoding sigma-70 family RNA polymerase sigma factor codes for MKAVTIPTFPEADHSIVKALFHHSDQELLTLFQRYPDSGQFFTALFCRYSPLVYSLITRSARSPVQAEYLLALIWRHVFHELAGVDLRAFSQGATFQTWLLAVTASGINEAELPAVEEIHYDIRACSPPFWCYLDRALEQMSPALRLMVVMAQTFHWSETRIAAYLQAEGEEVNPEEVKARLQEGYQALEKLLPDDIRTIYLGGNAREQESVSESAADSLDQSLEELEFF; via the coding sequence ATGAAAGCCGTCACGATTCCAACTTTTCCAGAGGCAGATCATTCGATCGTTAAAGCGCTGTTTCATCACAGCGATCAAGAATTGCTGACGCTGTTTCAGCGCTACCCGGATTCAGGGCAGTTTTTTACGGCGCTATTTTGTCGCTACAGTCCGCTGGTGTATTCGCTGATTACGCGATCGGCGCGATCGCCCGTTCAAGCAGAATACTTGCTGGCACTCATCTGGCGGCACGTCTTTCATGAACTGGCTGGAGTCGATTTACGCGCTTTTAGTCAAGGTGCAACGTTTCAAACTTGGCTCTTAGCCGTGACTGCATCGGGCATTAATGAAGCAGAGCTACCCGCAGTCGAAGAAATCCATTACGACATTCGCGCTTGCTCTCCGCCGTTTTGGTGTTATCTTGATCGGGCACTAGAACAGATGTCGCCTGCACTGCGATTAATGGTCGTCATGGCGCAAACGTTTCACTGGAGCGAAACCCGAATTGCGGCATATTTGCAAGCAGAAGGCGAAGAAGTTAACCCCGAAGAAGTGAAAGCGCGATTGCAAGAAGGCTACCAAGCGTTAGAAAAACTTTTACCCGACGATATTAGAACGATTTATCTAGGTGGGAATGCTAGAGAGCAAGAGTCAGTTTCCGAGTCGGCGGCTGATTCGCTCGATCAAAGCCTAGAAGAACTCGAATTTTTCTAA